From Streptomyces sp. NBC_01754, a single genomic window includes:
- the infA gene encoding translation initiation factor IF-1, with translation MAKKQGAIEIEGTVIESLPNAMFKVELQNGHKVLAHISGKMRMHYIRILPDDRVVVELSPYDLTRGRIVYRYK, from the coding sequence GTGGCCAAGAAGCAAGGTGCCATCGAAATTGAGGGCACCGTGATCGAGTCCCTCCCGAACGCCATGTTCAAGGTGGAACTCCAGAACGGTCACAAGGTCCTCGCGCACATCAGCGGCAAGATGCGGATGCACTACATCCGCATCCTCCCGGATGACCGGGTCGTGGTGGAGCTCTCTCCGTACGACCTCACGCGTGGCCGGATCGTCTACCGGTACAAGTAG
- the rpsH gene encoding 30S ribosomal protein S8 → MTMTDPIADMLTRLRNANSAYHDDVSMPHSKIKSHIAEILQQEGFITGWKVEDAEVGKNLVLELKFGPNRERSIAGIKRISKPGLRVYAKSTNLPKVLGGLGVAIISTSHGLLTGQQASKKGVGGEVLAYVW, encoded by the coding sequence ATGACCATGACTGATCCCATCGCAGACATGCTCACGCGTCTGCGCAACGCGAACTCGGCGTATCACGACGATGTCTCGATGCCGCACAGCAAGATCAAGTCGCACATCGCGGAGATCCTCCAGCAGGAGGGCTTCATCACCGGCTGGAAGGTCGAGGACGCCGAGGTCGGTAAGAACCTCGTCCTCGAGCTGAAGTTCGGCCCGAACCGCGAGCGTTCGATCGCCGGCATCAAGCGCATCTCGAAGCCGGGTCTGCGTGTCTACGCAAAGTCCACCAACCTGCCGAAGGTCCTCGGCGGCCTGGGCGTGGCGATCATCTCCACGTCCCACGGTCTCCTGACCGGCCAGCAGGCCAGCAAGAAGGGCGTAGGTGGGGAAGTCCTCGCCTACGTCTGGTAG
- the truA gene encoding tRNA pseudouridine(38-40) synthase TruA — MSDEAEPGHVRVRLDLSYDGRDFSGWAKQTGRRTVQGEIEDALRTVTRSPVTYALTVAGRTDAGVHARGQVAHVDLPREVWAEHREKLLRRLAGRLPQDVRVWRAEEAPAGFNARFSALWRRYAYRVGDRPGGVDPLTRGHVLWHDRPLDMDAMNEAAALMTGEHDFAAYCKKREGATTIRTLQKLHWVRDEGSGVLTATVQADAFCHNMVRALIGAALFVGDGRRPAGWPARVLAARVRNPGVHVVRPHGLTLEEVAYPADALLAARAAEARNVRSLPGAGCC; from the coding sequence GTGAGTGACGAGGCAGAGCCCGGACACGTACGGGTACGGCTGGACCTTTCCTACGACGGCAGGGACTTCTCCGGCTGGGCGAAGCAGACCGGCAGACGGACCGTGCAGGGCGAGATCGAGGACGCGCTGCGGACCGTGACCCGGTCCCCGGTGACGTACGCCCTGACGGTGGCCGGGCGTACCGACGCCGGGGTGCACGCGCGCGGGCAGGTGGCGCACGTGGACCTGCCGCGGGAGGTGTGGGCCGAGCACCGGGAGAAGCTGCTGCGCCGGCTGGCGGGGCGGCTGCCGCAGGACGTACGGGTCTGGCGGGCCGAGGAGGCCCCCGCCGGGTTCAACGCCCGGTTCTCCGCGCTGTGGCGCCGCTACGCCTACCGGGTGGGGGACCGGCCGGGCGGGGTCGATCCGCTGACACGGGGTCATGTGCTGTGGCACGACCGGCCGTTGGACATGGACGCGATGAACGAGGCGGCGGCCCTGATGACGGGCGAGCACGACTTCGCGGCGTACTGCAAGAAGCGTGAGGGCGCCACGACCATCCGCACGCTCCAGAAGCTGCACTGGGTGCGGGACGAGGGGTCCGGGGTGCTCACGGCGACCGTGCAGGCCGACGCCTTCTGCCACAACATGGTGCGGGCGCTGATCGGCGCGGCCCTGTTCGTGGGGGACGGGCGGCGTCCGGCCGGGTGGCCGGCCCGGGTGCTGGCGGCGCGGGTGCGCAACCCGGGGGTGCACGTGGTGCGGCCGCACGGGCTGACGCTGGAGGAGGTCGCCTACCCGGCGGACGCGCTGCTGGCGGCCCGCGCCGCGGAGGCCCGCAACGTCAGGTCGCTGCCGGGCGCGGGCTGCTGCTGA
- a CDS encoding DNA-directed RNA polymerase subunit alpha: MLIAQRPSLTEEVVDEFRSRFVIEPLEPGFGYTLGNSLRRTLLSSIPGAAVTSIRIDGVLHEFTTVPGVKEDVTDLILNIKQLVVSSEHDEPVVMYLRKQGPGLVTAADIAPPAGVEVHNPDLVMATLNGKGKLEMELTVERGRGYVSAVQNKQVGQEIGRIPVDSIYSPVLKVTYKVEATRVEQRTDFDKLIVDVETKQAMRPRDAMASAGKTLVELFGLARELNIDAEGIDMGPSPTDAALAADLALPIEELELTVRSYNCLKREGIHSVGELVARSEADLLDIRNFGAKSIDEVKAKLAGMGLALKDSPPGFDPTAAADAFGAEDDADAGFVETEQY, encoded by the coding sequence ATGCTTATCGCTCAGCGTCCGTCGCTGACCGAAGAGGTCGTCGACGAGTTCCGCTCCCGGTTCGTGATCGAGCCGCTGGAGCCGGGCTTCGGCTACACCCTCGGTAACTCCCTGCGTCGCACCCTCCTCTCCTCGATCCCCGGTGCCGCGGTCACCAGCATCCGGATCGACGGCGTCCTGCACGAGTTCACCACCGTGCCGGGTGTCAAGGAGGACGTGACCGACCTCATCCTCAACATCAAGCAGCTGGTCGTCTCCTCGGAGCACGACGAGCCGGTCGTGATGTACCTGCGCAAGCAGGGTCCCGGCCTGGTCACCGCCGCCGACATCGCCCCGCCGGCCGGTGTCGAGGTGCACAACCCCGACCTGGTCATGGCCACGCTGAACGGCAAGGGCAAGCTGGAGATGGAGCTGACCGTCGAGCGCGGTCGCGGTTACGTCTCCGCCGTCCAGAACAAGCAGGTGGGCCAGGAGATCGGCCGGATCCCGGTCGACTCCATCTACTCGCCGGTGCTCAAGGTCACGTACAAGGTCGAGGCGACCCGTGTCGAGCAGCGCACCGACTTCGACAAGCTGATCGTGGACGTCGAGACCAAGCAGGCCATGCGTCCCCGTGACGCCATGGCGTCGGCCGGTAAGACCCTGGTCGAGCTGTTCGGTCTGGCGCGCGAGCTCAACATCGACGCCGAGGGCATCGACATGGGCCCGTCGCCGACGGATGCCGCGCTCGCCGCCGATCTGGCGCTGCCGATCGAGGAGCTGGAGCTCACGGTCCGCTCGTACAACTGCCTCAAGCGCGAGGGCATCCACTCGGTGGGCGAGCTCGTGGCCCGCTCCGAGGCGGACCTGCTCGACATCCGCAACTTCGGCGCCAAGTCGATCGACGAGGTCAAGGCGAAGCTGGCCGGCATGGGCCTGGCGCTCAAAGACAGCCCTCCCGGATTCGACCCGACCGCCGCTGCGGACGCCTTCGGCGCCGAGGACGACGCGGACGCCGGTTTCGTGGAGACCGAGCAGTACTGA
- the rplQ gene encoding 50S ribosomal protein L17, with translation MPKPAKGARLGGSAAHEKLLLVNLAKSLFEHGRITTTEAKARRLRPVAERFITKAKKGDIHNRRLVLQSITDKSIVHTLFTEIAPRYENRPGGYTRITKIGNRRGDNAPMAVIELVEALTVAQQATGEAEAATKRAVKEDALKKDEAPAEAVEDAKPADEAAAEESKDA, from the coding sequence ATGCCGAAGCCCGCCAAGGGTGCCCGTCTGGGCGGCAGCGCCGCGCACGAGAAGCTTCTTCTCGTCAACCTCGCGAAGTCGCTGTTCGAGCACGGCCGCATCACGACGACCGAGGCCAAGGCCCGCCGCCTGCGTCCGGTCGCCGAGCGTTTCATCACCAAGGCGAAGAAGGGCGACATCCACAACCGTCGCCTGGTGCTCCAGTCGATCACGGACAAGAGCATCGTGCACACGCTCTTCACCGAGATCGCCCCGCGGTACGAGAACCGTCCCGGTGGTTACACCCGCATCACGAAGATCGGCAACCGTCGTGGCGACAACGCCCCGATGGCCGTCATCGAGCTGGTCGAGGCGCTGACCGTGGCCCAGCAGGCCACCGGTGAGGCCGAGGCCGCGACGAAGCGCGCGGTCAAGGAGGACGCCCTCAAGAAGGACGAGGCTCCGGCCGAGGCCGTCGAGGACGCCAAGCCGGCCGACGAGGCCGCCGCCGAGGAGTCCAAGGACGCCTGA
- the rpmJ gene encoding 50S ribosomal protein L36: MKVKPSVKKICDKCKVIRRHGRVMVICDNLRHKQRQG, from the coding sequence ATGAAGGTCAAGCCGAGCGTCAAGAAGATCTGCGACAAGTGCAAGGTGATCCGCCGTCACGGCCGGGTCATGGTCATCTGCGACAACCTGCGCCACAAGCAGCGCCAGGGCTGA
- the rplR gene encoding 50S ribosomal protein L18, with the protein MAYGVKIAKGDAYKRAALKRRHIRVRKHISGSPERPRLVVTRSNRHIVAQVIDDIAGHTLASASTLDTSIRGGEGDKSAQAKQVGALVAERAKAAGVEAVVFDRGGNQYAGRIAALADAAREAGLKF; encoded by the coding sequence ATGGCATACGGTGTGAAGATCGCCAAGGGCGACGCTTACAAGCGCGCGGCTCTCAAGCGGCGCCACATCCGCGTCCGCAAGCACATCTCCGGTTCGCCGGAGCGTCCCCGCTTGGTCGTGACGCGTTCCAACCGCCACATCGTCGCCCAGGTCATCGACGACATCGCGGGCCACACGCTCGCGTCGGCGTCGACCCTGGACACGTCGATCCGTGGTGGCGAGGGTGACAAGAGCGCCCAGGCGAAGCAGGTCGGCGCCCTGGTCGCCGAGCGTGCCAAGGCCGCAGGCGTCGAGGCCGTCGTGTTTGACCGCGGTGGTAACCAGTACGCCGGGCGGATTGCCGCTCTGGCTGACGCCGCCCGTGAAGCCGGACTGAAGTTCTAG
- the rplO gene encoding 50S ribosomal protein L15, which produces MAENSPLKAHNLRPAPGAKTAKTRVGRGEASKGKTAGRGTKGTKARYQVPERFEGGQMPLHMRLPKLKGFKNPFKTEFQVVNLDKLATLYPEGGEVTVADLVAKGAVRNNHLVKVLGQGEISVALQVSVDAVSGSAKEKIAAAGGTVTELV; this is translated from the coding sequence ATGGCGGAGAACAGCCCGCTGAAGGCCCACAACCTCCGGCCTGCCCCGGGCGCCAAGACCGCCAAGACCCGTGTGGGTCGTGGTGAGGCGTCCAAGGGTAAGACCGCAGGCCGTGGTACCAAGGGTACGAAGGCCCGTTACCAGGTTCCGGAGCGCTTCGAGGGTGGCCAGATGCCCCTCCACATGCGTCTCCCGAAGCTCAAGGGCTTCAAGAACCCGTTCAAGACGGAGTTCCAGGTCGTGAACCTGGACAAGCTCGCGACGCTCTACCCCGAGGGTGGAGAGGTCACGGTGGCCGATCTGGTCGCCAAGGGCGCCGTCCGCAACAACCACCTCGTCAAGGTCCTCGGACAGGGCGAGATCTCCGTGGCGCTGCAGGTTTCGGTTGACGCCGTCTCCGGCTCCGCCAAGGAGAAGATCGCCGCAGCCGGTGGCACCGTCACCGAGCTGGTCTGA
- a CDS encoding adenylate kinase gives MRIVLVGPPGAGKGTQAAYLAKNLSIPHISTGDLFRANISQGTDLGKQARSFMDAGQLVPDEVTIGMAKDRMAQPDAEGGFLLDGFPRNVGQAEALDATLSGKGVALDAVLDLEVPEDEVVKRIAGRRICRNDSAHVFHVTYNPPKTDGVCDECGGELYQRGDDSEETVRTRLEVYHRETEPIIDHYRAQGLVVTISALGKVTEVTERAMDALKQSQG, from the coding sequence ATGCGAATCGTCCTCGTCGGGCCGCCCGGTGCCGGCAAGGGTACGCAGGCCGCGTACCTTGCCAAGAATCTCTCGATTCCGCACATCTCCACGGGCGACCTCTTCCGCGCCAACATCAGCCAGGGCACTGACCTTGGCAAGCAGGCCCGCTCCTTCATGGACGCGGGGCAGCTGGTGCCGGACGAAGTCACCATCGGGATGGCCAAGGACCGCATGGCTCAGCCGGACGCCGAGGGCGGCTTCCTGCTGGACGGCTTCCCGCGCAACGTGGGGCAGGCCGAGGCGCTCGATGCGACGCTCAGTGGCAAAGGCGTCGCGCTGGACGCGGTCCTGGACCTCGAGGTCCCCGAGGACGAGGTGGTCAAGCGCATCGCGGGCCGCCGCATCTGCCGCAACGACAGCGCGCACGTCTTCCATGTGACGTACAACCCGCCGAAGACCGACGGGGTCTGCGACGAGTGCGGCGGCGAGCTGTACCAGCGTGGCGACGACAGCGAGGAGACGGTTCGTACCCGGCTCGAGGTCTACCACCGGGAGACGGAGCCGATCATCGACCACTACCGGGCCCAGGGCCTGGTAGTGACGATCTCCGCGCTCGGCAAGGTCACCGAGGTGACCGAGCGGGCCATGGACGCCCTCAAGCAGTCCCAGGGCTGA
- the rpsE gene encoding 30S ribosomal protein S5 yields MAGPQRRGSGAGGGERRDRKGRDGGAAAEKTAYVERVVAINRVAKVVKGGRRFSFTALVVVGDGDGTVGVGYGKAKEVPAAIAKGVEEAKKSFFKVPRIQGTIPHPIQGEKAAGVVLLKPASPGTGVIAGGPVRAVLECAGVHDILSKSLGSSNPINIVHATVTALRGLQRPEEIAARRGLPLEDVAPAALLRARAGAGA; encoded by the coding sequence ATGGCTGGACCCCAGCGCCGCGGAAGCGGTGCCGGTGGCGGCGAGCGGCGGGACCGGAAGGGCCGTGACGGTGGCGCAGCCGCCGAGAAGACCGCGTACGTCGAGCGTGTCGTCGCGATCAACCGCGTCGCCAAGGTAGTGAAGGGTGGTCGTCGCTTCAGCTTCACCGCGCTGGTCGTGGTGGGCGATGGTGACGGCACCGTCGGTGTCGGATACGGCAAGGCCAAGGAAGTTCCCGCGGCCATCGCCAAGGGCGTCGAAGAGGCCAAGAAGAGCTTCTTCAAGGTCCCGCGTATCCAGGGCACCATCCCTCACCCGATCCAGGGCGAGAAGGCTGCGGGCGTCGTCCTGCTGAAGCCTGCTTCCCCCGGTACCGGTGTGATCGCGGGTGGCCCGGTGCGCGCCGTCCTGGAGTGTGCCGGCGTCCACGACATCCTGTCGAAGTCGCTCGGTTCGTCGAACCCGATCAACATCGTGCACGCGACCGTTACGGCCCTCCGGGGTCTGCAGCGTCCCGAGGAGATCGCGGCCCGCCGTGGTCTGCCCCTCGAGGACGTGGCCCCCGCGGCCCTGCTCCGTGCGCGTGCGGGAGCGGGTGCGTAA
- the map gene encoding type I methionyl aminopeptidase: MVQIKSPEQIAKMREAGLVVAAVHAATREAAVPGATTKDLDEAARKVIADHGATSNFLGYGGFPATICTSVNEVVVHGIPDDSTVLKDGDIISIDAGAIVDGWHGDAAYTAFVGTGHAPELVELSRVTEESMWAGIAAMKVNNRLVDISKAIESYIRRQPRPATGKYGIIEDYGGHGIGTEMHMDPHLLNYVSRKRGKGIKLVPGVCLAIEPMVSLGTAKTEVLADEWTVLTTDKSWSSHWEHSIALTEQGPLVLTAPDCGRERLARYGVEAAPDPLA, encoded by the coding sequence ATGGTGCAGATCAAGTCCCCCGAGCAGATCGCGAAGATGCGCGAGGCGGGCCTGGTGGTCGCCGCCGTTCACGCCGCCACCCGTGAGGCGGCGGTCCCCGGCGCCACCACGAAGGACCTGGACGAGGCCGCGCGCAAGGTGATCGCGGACCACGGCGCGACATCGAACTTCCTGGGATACGGCGGGTTTCCCGCGACGATCTGCACCTCGGTCAACGAGGTGGTCGTGCACGGCATCCCCGACGACAGCACCGTCCTCAAGGACGGCGACATCATCTCCATCGACGCCGGCGCGATCGTGGACGGCTGGCACGGCGACGCCGCGTACACGGCCTTCGTGGGCACCGGACACGCTCCGGAGCTGGTCGAGCTGTCCCGGGTGACCGAGGAGTCCATGTGGGCCGGTATCGCCGCGATGAAGGTGAACAACCGGCTCGTCGACATCTCGAAGGCCATCGAGTCCTACATCCGCCGCCAGCCCCGGCCGGCGACCGGCAAGTACGGGATCATCGAGGACTACGGCGGCCACGGCATCGGCACCGAGATGCACATGGACCCGCACCTGCTGAACTACGTCTCGCGCAAGCGGGGCAAGGGGATCAAGCTCGTCCCCGGGGTGTGCCTGGCGATCGAGCCGATGGTCTCGCTGGGTACGGCGAAGACGGAGGTCCTCGCCGACGAGTGGACGGTCCTCACGACGGACAAGTCCTGGTCCTCGCACTGGGAGCACTCCATCGCCCTCACCGAGCAGGGACCACTGGTACTGACGGCTCCGGACTGCGGCCGGGAGCGGCTCGCCCGGTACGGCGTCGAGGCGGCCCCCGACCCGCTGGCCTGA
- the rpmD gene encoding 50S ribosomal protein L30 has protein sequence MARLRITQTKSYIGSKQNHRDTLRSLGLKRLNDSVVKEDRPEFRGMVHTVRHLVTVEEVD, from the coding sequence ATGGCTCGCCTCAGGATCACGCAGACGAAGTCGTACATCGGCAGCAAGCAGAACCACCGCGACACCCTGCGTTCGCTCGGGCTCAAGCGCCTGAACGACTCGGTTGTCAAGGAGGACCGCCCCGAGTTCCGCGGAATGGTGCACACCGTCCGCCACCTCGTGACGGTCGAGGAGGTTGACTGA
- the rpsM gene encoding 30S ribosomal protein S13, with amino-acid sequence MARVSGVDIPREKRVEVALTYVFGIGRTRSKEILAASGVNPNTRVRDLAEEDLVKIREYVDANLRTEGDLRREIQGDIRRKIEIGCYQGIRHRRGLPVHGQRTSTNARTRKGPRRAIAGKKKPGKK; translated from the coding sequence ATGGCACGCGTTTCAGGTGTTGACATCCCGCGCGAAAAGCGCGTGGAGGTTGCCCTCACCTATGTCTTCGGTATCGGGCGCACCCGGTCCAAGGAGATCCTCGCCGCCTCCGGCGTGAACCCGAACACCCGCGTTCGCGACCTGGCCGAAGAGGACCTGGTCAAGATCCGCGAGTACGTGGACGCCAACCTCCGCACCGAGGGTGACCTTCGCCGCGAGATCCAGGGCGACATCCGCCGCAAGATCGAGATCGGCTGCTACCAGGGCATCCGGCACCGCCGCGGTCTGCCGGTCCACGGTCAGCGCACCAGCACGAACGCGCGTACCCGCAAGGGCCCGCGTCGCGCCATCGCCGGTAAGAAGAAGCCGGGCAAGAAGTAG
- the rpsK gene encoding 30S ribosomal protein S11, translating into MPPKGRQGAAKKVRRKEKKNVAHGHAHIKSTFNNTIVSITDPSGNVISWASAGHVGFKGSRKSTPFAAQMAAESAARRAQEHGMRKVDVFVKGPGSGRETAIRSLQATGLEVGSIQDVTPTPHNGCRPPKRRRV; encoded by the coding sequence ATGCCCCCCAAGGGTCGTCAGGGCGCAGCCAAGAAGGTGCGTCGCAAGGAAAAGAAGAACGTCGCTCACGGCCACGCGCACATCAAGAGCACGTTCAACAACACCATCGTCTCGATCACGGACCCCTCGGGCAACGTGATCTCCTGGGCCTCCGCCGGCCACGTCGGCTTCAAGGGCTCGCGCAAGTCCACCCCCTTCGCCGCGCAGATGGCCGCCGAGTCGGCCGCCCGCCGCGCGCAGGAGCACGGCATGCGCAAGGTCGACGTCTTCGTCAAGGGTCCCGGCTCCGGCCGTGAGACCGCGATCCGCTCCCTCCAGGCCACGGGCCTTGAGGTCGGTTCGATCCAGGACGTCACCCCGACGCCGCACAACGGCTGCCGTCCGCCGAAGCGTCGCCGCGTCTGA
- a CDS encoding type Z 30S ribosomal protein S14, with protein MAKKALIAKAARKPKFGVRGYTRCQRCGRPHSVYRKFGLCRVCLREMAHRGELPGVTKSSW; from the coding sequence GTGGCGAAGAAGGCTCTGATCGCTAAGGCCGCCCGTAAGCCGAAGTTCGGCGTGCGCGGGTACACCCGCTGCCAGCGCTGCGGCCGGCCCCACTCCGTCTACCGCAAGTTCGGCCTGTGCCGCGTGTGCCTTCGTGAGATGGCTCACCGTGGCGAGCTGCCGGGCGTGACCAAGAGCTCCTGGTAG
- the rplE gene encoding 50S ribosomal protein L5: MTATTAPRLKTRYREEIAGKLREEFSYENVMQVPGLVKIVVNMGVGDAARDSKLIDGAVRDLTTITGQKPAVTKARKSIAQFKLREGQPIGCHVTLRGDRMWEFLDRTLSLALPRIRDFRGLSPKQFDGRGNYTFGLTEQVMFHEIDQDKIDRVRGMDITVVTTATNDDEGRALLRHLGFPFKEN, encoded by the coding sequence ATGACTGCCACCACTGCGCCGCGTCTCAAGACGCGCTACCGCGAGGAAATCGCCGGCAAGCTGCGTGAGGAGTTCTCGTACGAGAACGTCATGCAGGTTCCCGGTCTGGTCAAGATCGTGGTCAACATGGGTGTGGGCGACGCCGCCCGCGATTCCAAGCTGATCGACGGTGCCGTCAGGGACCTCACCACGATCACCGGTCAGAAGCCCGCCGTCACCAAGGCCCGCAAGTCGATCGCGCAGTTCAAGCTGCGCGAGGGGCAGCCGATCGGCTGCCACGTCACCCTCCGTGGTGACCGCATGTGGGAGTTCCTGGACCGTACGCTGTCGCTCGCGCTTCCGCGTATCCGTGACTTCCGCGGTCTGTCGCCGAAGCAGTTCGACGGCCGTGGCAACTACACCTTCGGTCTCACGGAGCAGGTCATGTTCCACGAGATCGACCAGGACAAGATCGACCGGGTCCGGGGCATGGACATCACCGTGGTCACCACGGCGACCAACGACGACGAGGGTCGTGCCCTGCTTCGTCACCTCGGCTTCCCGTTCAAGGAGAACTGA
- the secY gene encoding preprotein translocase subunit SecY — translation MLTAFARAFKTPDLRKKLLFTLGIIVIYRLGAHVPVPGVDYAKVQICVDSAGTGGLLGMMQMFSGGALLQITIFALGIMPYITASIILQLLTVVIPRLEALKKEGQSGTAKITQYTRYLTVALAVLQGTGLVATARSGTLFSGCPVADQIVPNQSIFTTVVMVVTMTAGTASVMWLGELITDRGIGNGMSILMFISIAAGFPGALWAIKESGKLADGWIEFITVILIGFVMVALVVFVEQAQRRIPVQYAKRMIGRRSYGGTSTYIPLKVNQAGVIPVIFASSLLYIPALIVQFSNSTAGWATWIQAHFVKGDHPYYIATYFLLIVFFAFFYVAISFNPDEVADNMKKYGGFIPGIRAGRPTAEYLSYVLNRITWPGSLYLGLIALVPTVALAGFGGANQNFPFGGTSILIIVGVGLETVKQIESQLQQRNYEGFLR, via the coding sequence GTGCTCACCGCGTTCGCCCGAGCGTTCAAGACGCCCGACCTGCGCAAGAAGCTGCTCTTCACACTCGGCATCATCGTGATCTACCGGTTGGGTGCGCACGTACCGGTCCCCGGCGTCGACTATGCCAAGGTGCAGATCTGCGTCGACAGCGCCGGCACGGGCGGACTCCTCGGCATGATGCAGATGTTCAGTGGTGGTGCACTGCTGCAGATCACGATCTTCGCGCTCGGCATCATGCCCTACATCACGGCCAGCATCATCCTTCAGCTGCTGACCGTCGTCATCCCCCGGCTCGAGGCCCTCAAGAAGGAGGGGCAGTCGGGCACCGCCAAGATCACCCAGTACACGCGTTACCTGACCGTCGCGCTGGCCGTCCTCCAGGGCACCGGCCTGGTCGCCACCGCGCGCAGCGGCACGCTCTTCAGCGGTTGCCCCGTGGCCGACCAGATCGTCCCGAACCAGTCGATCTTCACCACGGTCGTCATGGTCGTCACCATGACCGCGGGTACCGCCAGCGTCATGTGGCTCGGTGAGCTGATCACCGATCGCGGTATCGGCAACGGCATGTCGATCCTGATGTTCATCTCGATCGCGGCCGGCTTCCCCGGCGCCCTGTGGGCCATCAAGGAGAGCGGCAAGCTGGCCGACGGCTGGATCGAGTTCATCACGGTGATCCTCATCGGCTTCGTGATGGTCGCCCTCGTCGTCTTCGTCGAGCAGGCCCAGCGCCGCATTCCGGTCCAGTACGCGAAGCGGATGATCGGGCGCCGGTCCTACGGCGGTACGTCCACATACATCCCGCTCAAGGTGAACCAGGCGGGTGTGATCCCCGTCATCTTCGCTTCTTCGCTGCTCTACATTCCTGCTCTAATCGTTCAGTTCTCCAATTCCACCGCGGGCTGGGCGACCTGGATCCAGGCACACTTCGTCAAGGGCGATCACCCGTACTACATCGCGACCTACTTCCTGTTGATCGTGTTCTTCGCCTTCTTCTACGTGGCGATCTCGTTCAACCCCGACGAAGTCGCGGACAACATGAAGAAGTATGGTGGCTTCATCCCGGGTATCCGGGCTGGTCGGCCCACTGCCGAGTACCTGAGCTACGTGCTCAACCGGATCACCTGGCCGGGATCGTTGTACTTGGGTCTGATCGCTCTTGTGCCGACAGTGGCGTTGGCGGGCTTCGGTGGTGCGAACCAGAACTTCCCGTTCGGCGGGACGAGCATCCTGATCATCGTGGGTGTGGGTCTGGAGACCGTGAAGCAGATCGAGAGTCAGCTCCAGCAGCGCAATTACGAAGGGTTCCTCCGCTGA
- the rplF gene encoding 50S ribosomal protein L6, which produces MSRIGKLPIQVPAGVDVTIDGRTVAVKGPKGSLTHTVAAPIEVTKGEDGVLSVSRPNDERQNKALHGLSRTLVANMITGVTEGYSKALEISGVGYRVQAKGSNLEFALGYSHPILIEAPEGITFKVDSPTKLSVEGIDKQKVGEVAANIRKLRKPDPYKAKGVKYAGEVIRRKVGKAGK; this is translated from the coding sequence ATGTCGCGAATCGGCAAGCTCCCCATCCAGGTTCCCGCCGGTGTGGACGTCACCATCGATGGCCGCACGGTCGCGGTGAAGGGCCCCAAGGGTTCCCTCACGCACACCGTCGCCGCGCCGATCGAGGTCACCAAGGGTGAGGACGGCGTGCTCAGCGTCTCCCGCCCGAACGACGAGCGTCAGAACAAGGCCCTCCACGGCCTGTCCCGCACGCTGGTGGCGAACATGATCACCGGTGTGACCGAGGGATACAGCAAGGCGCTCGAGATCAGCGGTGTCGGTTACCGCGTCCAGGCGAAGGGCTCCAACCTGGAGTTCGCCCTGGGCTACAGCCACCCGATCCTCATCGAGGCTCCGGAAGGCATCACCTTCAAGGTCGACTCGCCCACGAAGCTCAGCGTCGAGGGCATCGACAAGCAGAAGGTCGGCGAGGTAGCCGCCAACATCCGCAAGCTGCGGAAGCCCGACCCGTACAAGGCCAAGGGCGTCAAGTACGCGGGCGAGGTCATCCGCCGCAAGGTCGGAAAGGCTGGTAAGTAG